ggcttaaagcttatcaaaacacatttctatttctacataattggacttacattggcaagcttccataaAGAAGTCAGTGTCTATCTCCCTCattcactcccggatagtacaGCTGGACCATCTCAagactccctctttgttcccagccctgcttgttatctttcacacagggactttcccatggaaagttttctcacacacaagcctaaagcttccaggcctattgcttgcacagtccttttattgatcccaataattctatttcccaacaaccaaacaccccaaacaaCCAATTATGcattaaacaacaaaaacaatcagaaacACCCACAACCCATCATCCCAACAGGTCCTCAAATCCTTCAGGGGATTTTTTCTCTGGACACTGGTATGGATTTTCTCACGGAGGGGGTAGTCTTTGCCAGAGTCTCTTTTTGGCTGCAGTACAGTTCAAGCCTCCACTGCCAGTGGTACCAGGAACATCCAGAGGGTGGTGGTGGGACAAATGCTGCATTTCCTGATGGAGTATGGGTTGGCAGGTGTTTCTGCTAGAGTTTTAAACAGAGTTAAAAATTTGCAATTTTGGGGGGTGGCCTTCCATTCCCTCCCTCTTTACATTCCCCCTTCTTTATTAACtaagaagctggaaaaaaaaaaggggaatggTAACAGGGGGATGGGAACATGTCAGTGGTGTAAACTTATCCGGTCGCAGCTCTGGTTGTGGGATGGCAGGTCAGTGTCTGCGGTGGAGATTTGCCTCGTCTCCGTCTTCAGGCTGTGTTTCTTTGGTCCTTGGGTTGTTCTGCATCAGCGCCAGGCACGGCTGTGTCTTTGGGAGCAGTGTTTGCTGGGCCAATGTAAGGCTTTATGTTCTTGCCTGGGAGCCACCTCAGGCCTGACGGTGTTGATACGCAGGCATACCTCCTCCCCCAGGTTATCAAAGGGAAAAGGCCCAGTATTTGTTGGCTTTCAGGATCTTTGATCAGCACCAGCGGCTTCTCATCGAGCTTAGCTCGGGCCGAATTGGAGAAGTGCCAGAATACAGGGGGTTTTGGCTCTGTGGATGAGCAGTTTAGGAAATTATCGGGAAAAGGGCTTTACAGAGCCTCTCAATGGGAGAACTGATTTCTGTCCCTCCTCGCTGCTGATCGAGGACCCCCTTAATGGTGCCGTGGGCCCTTTCAACAATTAACTGTCCTATAGGGGAGCTTGGTATGCCTGTGCCGTGCTTCACCCCCCCACTGACTGAAAAATCCCTGAGTTTGTGGGAGGTGTAGGCAGGGCCATTGTCAATTTTAATTTGTTCCGGGACACCTAAGGTGGCAAATGCCAGGAGAAAGTGCCTGGTGACATCTTTGGCCTTCTCTCCTGCATGAGCTGAAGCAAACACTGCTCCTGAAAAATGTGTCAATGGACACGTGCATGTATTTCTGCCTGCCGAATGGCGGATAGTGGGTCACATCTGTCTGCCACAACTGGCAGCTGTTGAGTCCTTGGGGGTTAACCCCGGAGCCCAATGATGGAActcagtgctgctggcaggtgGGGCATGTGGCCACTGTGGCCCTCGCCTGGTCGTGCAGTAGGTGGAACGTGTGCATGAGGGCTGGCACATTCTGATGGTAAAAGCCGTGGCTCATCTTGGCCTGTGCAAAGATGTCAAGTACGTTAGCAGTCTGCACAGGCATGGCCAGGGCATCTGCTCTTCTGCTGCCCTCTGCAATGGGCCCTGGGAGGtcggtgtgtgacctcacatgcattaTATGAAATGGTGGCTTTCGGTGGGAGAAGAGGTGGATTAACTTCGAAAGCAACCTGTGTAAATTTGGGTTTGACACCTCCTTTAGCAAGGAGTGTTCAGCTCCTGCAACTACACTGGCCACATATGCCGAATCAATGACCAGATGAATTGGCTCTTTGAATCTCTCAAAAGCCCTGACCATGGCTGCTAGCTCTGCAATCTACGGGGACCCTTGAACAGTCGATGTCAGGCTCCCACTTCTGCATCTTTGAATCTTTCCAAGTCATCATGGACTTTTGCAATGCCCCCGAGCCATCTGTGAAAATGGTCAGGGCCTTCAGGGGTGTTTGACTTTGGAGTGATTTTGGGGCCAAAAGGAAAGCTGAATTAAACAGCTTATGACTGGGTTGgtgaatggaaatttggccATGTGTGGCTGTCAAGGGCGAACTGGAGGTGCTCGTTGTTCTGGAACAAATGGTCCAGAACCCCGGTGGTCAATGGGAGGCCAATGTGTGTGAAATCACACCCCACAAGGGTGCGGAGGCACGCCCTGGCTTTTATAATGAGCTGAGCCATCAGCTCTTGAGGTGTTGTAATGGTCTCAATTGGCTCATGGTGTAGGAAGACCCACTCGATGATAAGGAGTGGATCTTTCTGTGCAGTGTCCCACTGAAAAATTAACGCATTGAAGCTGGGTGACTCACCCAGGACGATGAGCTGGAAAGGGAGAGTGGGGTCAGTCCTGTGTGCCTGCCGGGAAGATAATGCTTCTTGGACATTCATCCAGGAATTCCTGGGCCTCTTGAGTGATGGCACGGGGTGAGTCGAGGTCATCGCTGCCTTGGAGGAGATAGAAGAGTGGTGTGAGGGCCTCTGTTGTGATCCTCAGCAGTGGATGCAGGCAGCTGATGGACCCGCAGAGCTGGTGGAAGTCGCGGAGGGTCTTTGGGTTATCTTTGACAGTGAGATGCTGGGGTACGACGTTCCGCTCACCAATTCAGAGTCCCAGGTAGGTCCAAGGGCAGGTTCGCTGGATCTTGTCCTCACGGATTTCAAATCCAGTGTCTTCAATAGCCTTTATTGTCTTAGTTAGAACAGTGTCTAAATAGGACTGATCTCAGGAACAAACTAGTATATCATCCATGTAGTGCAGGATGATGGCATCTGGAGAAGTCTTTCTGATGGGAGAGAGGATGTGGGCTgcataccactggcagatggaaGGTGAGTTTTTCATCCCCTGAGGGAGGACTCGCCAGTGGTACCTTGTCAGAGGGGCCTGCCTGTTTCGGGATGGGACTGAGAAGGCAAACTGGGGTGCATCTCAAGGATGAAGGGGGATATTTAAAAAGCAGTCTTTGATATTGTTGGGGTTtcaggagctctcctggttttttttttttctattaaaggaattttccccatacttgttgctaggggaacAAATTTCTGGGTACTTGAGAGAAACAAAAGAGCTGGCCATtggggtggggtgcatctggctgctcttttgtttcacctggatgTGTGGTGAGTCAGTCCCTGGCATTTGGACGGAGAGGGAGGCTTTTTcattggctgcttttccttctgccagagaaaccctgggatcccaagctcgccttccctgccccgctgggagctgggccgTGGCTGCCCTACCCCTGctgttgctttgagcctttgctgtgttgtagccgtgctcgccctgcctgcccagacctccggggggggttcccaccgcagtttggatacatctcgtctgccacctgggatttgtgctcgtccctgctgttccagcctgctgttcccgagggtccggccggacaccgggatcggctgcccaggggtttgtgaagctcctttgtcccatcccttcccggatcccagggcaccggtgccgctgctccccgagctcgctccggagcgccccctgcagccgcgggggagccatcgcacctgccctgctcaccgggagccgccagcgcccctgccggctgcgagcggaactgcacccgaggggaaagggcccgacagccgagaaggctgggactgggtttgggattgtttgctgttactgccacagtTATTGCTGTtcgtttgactggttatacacatatagatgtataatagtaaagaactgttattcctatttcccacatctttgcctaaaagccccttgatttcaaaattataataactcagagggaaggggggttgcatctgccattccaagggaggctcctgccttccttagcagaatcctgtctttcaaaccaagacacagaGCAGGGCatgtgcccagggcagggagcaggagggggctCAGGGCTCACCACAGTAGGTGTAGATGGAATTGGCCTCCAGGAAGCGCCAGCAGAGCGAGTGCAGCACAGCTGGCTCGTGCAGGTGGCTCACGGCCACCGGGTCACTGGCACCCGAGGGCAGTTGGGGTTGCAGAGAGGAGGCAGCTGGAGCTTGATGGGGTGGGCCAGTGCCTGCAGGGATGGCGATGGAGCAGAAGGAGGGCTGAACAGAGACAGGTGGCTCCACAAAAGCAGGatggggctgtgggagcagcaTAGCCAGAGGGCTTCTGTCTACAGGCCACACTTGGGCTGGTGGTCACCAGGaatccctccccagccagcctcagctgagctggaggcctttTGGGAAGCCAGGGAGGAGCAGAAGTGAGGAGCAGCTCCCCAGGCGGCCAGGGGACAAGGGGCACCACACACGCTGCAGGCTCTGGGCACCTGCTCAGGCACCAGGTGGGCCATGTCCAGTCAGTGTGTGAGCCCCCCAGGCCTGCTGAGGAGCCCAGGCTACTTTGGGATGCAGAGTGAGCCATCTCCCGCTCCTGGGGATTCCTGACTCCGTGGGGAGCACAGGAGGGACCCACAGggctgcacagctccagccttacGGAGCCACCTTCCAGGCGGAGGTGGAGAACGGCGTCTCCTTCCCTGTAGCCTCTGGTTATTTCTGCCACCCTCCAGACTTCGAGGGGGTTGGAGATCCATACCCGGGCACCCtgtgggacacagaggggagagGGATCTGCAGAGAGCCATGGCCACAAGCCAGGAAAGCATCTGGCCACCAGCCTTGGAGGCAAGTGCCACAGCCCTTCCCACAGCTCTCACCTGAGACAGGCAGCCCAGGGGCAGGGCAAGCCACGGGACCCAGCACCCGGGTGTGTCCCCCCAGCTCCAGAAGGACTTCACACCTCCCTCACACCTGGAACAATCCTCTCTGGAGCCACCCCACAGGGAGCAGGATCCCACACTCAGCAcaaacaaagcagcacaaaaccaCAGGGGACGAGAGGTGAAAACTGGgccaaaaaaccctccaaacccTGGTACAGACACCCGGTCAGCTGGCAAGAGGGTGAGCACCTGGCCCCAAGCTGGCAAAGGATGACCTGAGCTCTAGGGACAGggaacctgctcctgctgcccctgtccctggCAGAGGTGCccacaatcccaccctgggcatccctgagagcgctgtccaaacgctcctgcagctctggcagcctcggggccgggaccattccctggggagcctgggcagtgcccagcagcctcggggggaagaacctttccctgagctccatgcccagccctgacccagctccagccgttccctgggctcctgtccctgtcccagagcagagctcagcccctgaAGAACCACCCCGCTTTGCTGGTTTTGCAAATCCAGGGATTGCAAATTTGGCTGCAGCAAACATTTCCAGCGCCATCCCCAAGCACTGAATAGGCcgggaagggagaaggaagggCTGAACTTTGGGTTCACGTCCAAGAAATCCCCAAAGAATCCCAGAACAGTTTGGGCTGAAAGGCACCTTAAAAACCATCCCATTctgctccctgccatgggcaaggccacctcccactatcccagggtgctccaagtcctgtccaacctggccttggacatttcagGGACGGGACATGAGGATCCCACTCACTCTGTGAGGATGGATGGGGAAGAGATTCCAGCACCGCCCAGCCCCAGGTTCATGCTGTACGTGCCGGGAGGAAGGGCCATGTTTTGGGGCTGTCCCGTGGCTGTGGCGATCATGTGTGACACACAGCAGCACGAGGAAAGAGCCAGGGCTGCCTGCCCACGGTCCTtgatgctgctggagcagctcccagggcagaGGATGGGGCCGGGGGGCAGGGGATGAGCAGCAGGGTGAgtggggccagcagcagcacagctgggtgcccaggtgACACCAACCCTGTCGTCACCTGTGGCCACCAGGCTGAGCACCAGCACAGAGGtgacccaggggacacccaagCCACCACAGCCCCTACGGCTGCAGGGTGTGGAGCCCCTCAGGTCAGCACTGAGCCCCCCAGACCCGCGGGTAGGGGGTgaagcccccccagctcccttcaCAGCCCCGCGGGtgggacccccgggcccctgGTACAGGTCCCTCGCAGCCATGGGGTCCCCCGTAGGCAGAGCACGAGCACGACCCCCGCCTCCGCCACTGCCGCTGCCAGTCTTCCTCCTGCCCCCCCCTGCAGCCCTTTATGGCCGTTAATTACCGCTAATTGGAAGCGGCGGGGATTATGTTCCCCGCCCCTCTTTACCCCCCGTTctggcccccagcccctccccgggCCGGAGGAgctcctgggggtgctggggctggtccctccctgctgcagcacccCGAGACCCCTCCCAGCTCCGGTACCTCTGTTCGGGACAAGCCAAGGGTCCCCGTTAGGGGCACCCCACGACCCCACTTGGGGCATCCAAAGAAGCCTCATAAGGCACCCCCGACACGGGACACCCCAAACTCTCACTCCCCTCCCACCTGGGATGCCCCAAGAGCCCCTCGAGGGCAGCCAGTGCCTCTTCTGTTTAGGATACCCCAAAACTGTCCTCTctcaagagcacccagggccccTCCAGGTCCCTCACACAGGGCACCCCAAGGACCCCCGCAGCCCCACAGCAGAGCCCCCACTCCTCTCATTACAGGGACCCCAGTAACGATGGAAACCAGTGGCCATTGCACTGGTGGTGCTCTGACACCTCTGGTTGACCCCACTGCCCACAGGTGCCACTGCCTGGGCCCCCACTGCCCATGGGTGCactgcccatgggtgctgctctccagggGTGCCCCTGTCTGTAGCTCCCTTTTTTCCACAGCCCCCAACTGCTTGtgtgtccccacagccctggatccctgctgtcccagctcGCCTGAGTGGCCTGGCCAGCCCTGCAGGGGCAGAATGAAACCCTGGTGACCGGGTGCCACACGGAGAGTGGGTGCAGCTGGGCAGAGAGCGACAACAGGGTGCCCAAGTGAGGTGGGGGATGATGAGTAtggagaagggtttgggttggaagggacctcaaagcccatccagtgccacccctgccatgggcagggacacctcccactgtcccaggctgctccaagccccaatgtccagcctggccttgggcactgccagggatccaggggcagccccagctgctctgggcaccctgtgccagggcctgcccaccctcccagggaacaattcctgattcccaagatcccatccagccctgccctctggcactgggaagccattccctgggtcctgtccctccaggccttgtccccagtccctctgcagctctcctggagcccctttaggccctgcaaggggctctgagctctccctggagccttctcctctccagctgagcacccccagctctcccagcctggctccagagcagaggggctccagcccttggggcatctctgtggcctcctctggagtggctccagcagctccacgtgctCCTGATgttgttccccagggctggggcagctctccaggtggggtctcagctgagcggggcagaggggcagaatcccccctcccctgctgcccacgctgggggctcagcccagggcacCAATGGATTTTGGGACTGGGACCTGTCCAGCAGCACCACAGTGCCTGGAACAGGAGCTCCTGTGGGGACAAGGGCAGACCCAGAGCAGGGTcacccagcctgggcagggacagatcCACCTGTGGGAGGTGGCAGATATCCCCGTCAgttcctgctcctgcccccagGCTGGCATCTGTTCTTCTCCCTGGGCCCAAGGACATGGGAACGGGTACCAAGAGGCTCCAGGCAGGGAGACACCATGGGTAGCACAAGAATTCATATATAGTAAAAAGTCTTTATTAAGAAGGCTTTGAAGTCAAAAAATAAAACTCTTGATACAATTTTCATAACCGTCAAGTCAGCTCAGCAAATATATAATCAGTACTTTAGCCATGTAAGGTTAAAGGTccgttattttctttttaaaataaaatatattttagtttttaaaatttattcaaTAAAGTACATATTTTCCTATAAATTCCCTACATATACATAAAgaggtaaaaaataaaaaaataaaaataaaaaaaaagaaagaaaacaaaaaaaaaccaaaacaaaaaaaaataaaacccccaaaccaaccacAAAATAAAATGGAGATAGAAATCTGTCTGGTTTTTGTGACGTGGTGTGTTAACTGTGCCCCCTCCATCTTGTCCTCCTGACCTCACATCACACTTTTTTGGGCAGTTTTCACATTGGCAAAATACAAGATAGACctgcattacaaaaaaaaaaaaaaaaatatatatatatatatttatagaacCACTGAGAATCATCCAAAAAAATAACTACATACaaaaagaaccacaaaaaaaaaaaaattattacaatAATAATagaatgattttaaaaaaataaaagacaaccCTTGCGTGTCCTAAAATAAAAAGTGCAACCGGACCTTTTCTTTCTGGTTATTTCAGTTTGCAAACGGAATACTGGTATTTGGGAAGGACTGGTGGAGAACAGCCgggctccctccccagccccacagccaggtGAAGAGTTAAAGCTATTCTGTAAACATCGGAGTTTCCTCCTTGCAGAATTCACGCCCCTctttcctcatcctcatcctcatcctcgtctTCTTCTTCGGCCCCTTCGCCCCCAACCCTCCCGACCCCCCGGATTCAGCCTCCCCCCGCCCCTGCCGTGCCCTCTGCGCCTCTCCAGCTCCTCGCCGCcgcctctcccccctccccgccccgtgCGCCCATCGGATCTGGTATTAAATAAAAAGCTCGATTTAAACAGTTTGAAGTCCTTAAAACGCCGTGGTGTTGgggtggaggaggggggggcCGCCGGGCGAGCCCCCGGGCTAGGAGAAGATGTGGATGGCTTGGGTGGCGGGCACGTGGCACGCGGGGCACTGCGGCTGCGCCCGGCCGCAGATGCGCAGGGCACACTCCATGCAGAACAGGTTGTGGCCGCAGGGCACCAGCGCGGCCATCACCTCGCTCTCCAGGCACACCATGCACTCCCGGGAGCTCTTGCGGTGCCCATCCGAGCTGCTGGAGTCGGTGGGCGAGCCCGAGGCGGCCGAGATGCTGCCGGgcagcgaggaggaggaggagtagccGGTGCTGttggagaaggaggagagtGAGCCCTGGGCGggcagccaggccagggcacCGGCGGGGTCGCTGGGGATGCGCCGCGCCGAGGGGTGCtccagccccgccgccccgctcTCGGGAAGGGTGGGCGAGTGGCGCGGCGTGGCCGGGCCGCTGTTGCGTCTCTGCGAGCTGTTGatggaggagcagctgctgaaggCTTGCAGGGGGTTGCCCGAGCGCTCGAAGGGCGACCAGATGGTGGTGGTGGGCGTGGTGAGGTCGAGGGCCAAGAAGTCGAAGCCGAAGTCGCACTCGTCGGagcccagcggggccgggggctcgCTGAAGGTGCTGTAGGGGCTGGTGGGGCTGGCGGCCGCCACGCGCCCGCTGTAGAAGGACTCGGTGGAGccgctgcccagggagctgaggcTGTCGTTGCGCAGCGCGGCCGAGGGGCgctgggcagggtggggggcCTTGGCCCACGGGGCGGCCGCGCTGCCCTGCAGGTCGAGGCAGACGTCGGTGCCGTTGGAGTGGAAGTCGTTGTCGGCGTTGACGTCGATGAAGGAGCCTGTCCGCATGGTGATGTGCGCCTCGATCTCCTCGCGCGCCCGGTCCACGTTCTCGGGCATCCCCGTCACCTCGAACACGGGCTCCTTGTCCCGGCTGGGCGTCACGATGTAGGTGTGCGTCTGCTGCTGGATGCGCTTGATGGTGGCTCCCTTGGGCCCCACCACCAGCCCCACCACGCGGTAGGGGACCCTCACCTGGATGGTGGTCTGGCCCGGCAGGTTGGGGGGTCCCTGCAGGGCTCCTGTCAGCCCGTTGACCTTGTTGCGCGTGGCCCGGATCATGGAGAAGTGCTCGGCGGCTGACAGGATCTCCCGCTTGGCCATCTCCACGTCCTCCTTCCTCCCGGTGACGATGAACACGGGCTCCTCGCCCCTGACTGGGGTCTTGATGTACGTGTTGGTCTTGGCACGCAGGGCTTTGATTTTGCAGCCTGCAGGGCAAcgagaaggggggaaaatgacACATCAACGCTGAGATCTCACAGTGACCCTCTGCTCACCCAGGATGGGGACACAAAGGACCAGCAGGAACCAGCAGGCCCCTTTGGTTCTGCACCTGCAGCATGGACACCCTTGGAGAGAGGAGTCCCTCCCGCCTCCGAGGCAGATGGGGCTCATGGCTCGGTGCTGGGGGGCTGCCCTGGCTTCTCCTggctcctggcactgctctgccTCTCAGGGGTTGAGGATCAGCAGGATGCAGCCAGAGGGCTGGGACAGGCATGGGcagaggtgccagggcaggcagCCAGAGGGGCCACTGAGTGGGTGAGAAGCTGGATTCACTCCAGAGGTGTTCAAGGAggtacaaggaaaaaaaagatgtcaagatggaaaggaaggaaaaggctgcttgTATCCTGCAGGTGCAATGACacccctgagccagcagctGAACCTGAGCAACAGCCCTGGAATGCACTCCTGGAGTGAGAGGGGAGCCAGAGCTCCCCAAGGCAGGGGGCACAgccaccccctcccctccttgtccccaggGAGGGATCCCCAGTGCCTGGGCTGAGGCAGGGGTGCTCCCAGGACAGGGGtgctcccagggcaggggtgctcctggggcaggggtgctcctggggcaggggtgctcctggggcaggggtgctcccgggacaggggtgctcccgggacaggggtgttCCCAGGACAGGGGTgctcccgggacaggggtgttCCCAGGACAGGGGTGCTCCCGGGGCAGGGGTGCTCCCAGGACAGGGGTGCTCCCGGggctcctgctctccctgttCTGTGAAGTCCTGCTTCCCCCGCAGGAGGAACGTGATTCAGCAGGCAGAGCATGGCCGGATGTGGGATTGCAGGAtggtgctgccagctctgccttcGCCCCGTACAGCCCCAGGCACGGCCCCGGGCACGGCCCTGCCGGGCTCCGGCTGCAGGTCCTGGCAGCATCATCCAGACGAAGGCTCCCGCTCTCCTCCGGGGCTGCAAAAGGCTCCAAGTCTCCTCCAGGGTCACTTTGCTCTGCTCCACTGAGGAGCAGTCTgtggctgccagcccagccccactccctgcacccccagccctaATTGCATCCACTCTTCATTAAGTCCCCGCGAACCAGGCACAATGTGACCAGGGCTCACCGGCCACTGGCACACAGCAGGGAGTGACCCCCGCCTGTCCCCTCCCACCCTTGAGCTTTGCAGGGCATCCAACACAAAGCTGGGGgccagcagggatggagggtGCTCGCTCGGAGCCCTgagcctgtccctgtccctggcaaATGCTGCTGCAGATCCCTGTGGATAAACAGCTCGActcctctgggcacagccaagcagctgccagtgcctggTTGGCTCCTCTGTGAACGGCTCAGGGcactccttcccctcctcctcctcttcccagacGCTCCCTGAGgaagggcagggctgctcttccAGCTGTGAGGCTGGGGAAGGAGCGGCCTAGAAGGCTGAAGGGCCTCAGCACATGaaagatgtggagctgctggagccactccagaggaggccacggagatgccccaagggctggagcccctctgctctggagccaggctgggagagctgggggtgctcacctggagaggagaaggctccagggagagctcagagccccttgcagggcctaaaggggctccaggagagctgcagagggactggggacaaggcatggagggacaggacacagggaatggcttcccagtgccagagggaagggctggatgggatcttgggaatcaggaactgttccctgggagggtggggataTTGGGTTTCTGTAGCCAGGTGTTGGTAGCAGGGAGgttacaggggtggcttctgtgagcagctgccagaagcttcccccatgtctggcagagccaattcCAGCCGGCTGCGGAATGGAGCTGGCACTGGCCAAggcccagcccagcagagatGATAGAGACACCTCAGGATCAGGGATTTAAGAAGGAGAAAAGGTGTTGTGCAGCTGTCCTTGGGTCTAGAGAAGAGCAGGGTTAGAACACGtgagaggagcagctctgcagacagccagggcagggcaggaggaggggcaggagctgctccaggcaccCGAGCTGAGATTCCCTGTGGGGAAAACCATGGTGAAGGCCGTGGAAGTCCACAGGGGTGCAGAGAggcacctgcagccccaggaggagcccacactggagcaggggcgTGCCCAAAGAAGGCTGTGACCCTGAGGGAAGcctgagctggagcagggtcctggcagggagctgcagacccatggagagaggagcccacgcTGCAGCAGGTTTGCTGGAAGGACTTGTGACCCTGAGGGGGACCCAGGCTGGGACAGTGTATGGAGAACTGggtcccatgggagggaccccacactggggcaggggaagggctccagcagcaggaacaacGTGGGATGAACTGACTgtgatccccattcccatctccctgtgctgctggagggaagagggagagcccaggaaggagggaggggtaaGGGGAAGGTattttaaagatttattttacttctcacggtcctgctctgattttgttaataataaattcaattaatatccccaagctgagtctgttttgcccctGACATTGGGTGAgggatctctccctgcccttatctcaacccatgaaccctttgctgtattttctctcccccGACCACTTGTGGAGGGCAGTGATGGAGCAGCCTTGGTGGGTGCCTGGAACCAGCCAGAGTCACAGTgaaacagggtgcccagagcagctggggctgcccctggatcc
This region of Aphelocoma coerulescens isolate FSJ_1873_10779 chromosome 28, UR_Acoe_1.0, whole genome shotgun sequence genomic DNA includes:
- the MEX3D gene encoding RNA-binding protein MEX3D — its product is MPGSMYQPEPGQPARGPPRCLTLLSPPPPAGQDPPPEPEPGREREGPPAQGEAAALRFALDQLSLLGLEGAEEPAGGAGPGGLRERERGGGGGSPVPAPAPAAGAFGSLAPPLGPPALLPEPPASRKKSVNMTECVPVPSSEHVAEIVGRQGCKIKALRAKTNTYIKTPVRGEEPVFIVTGRKEDVEMAKREILSAAEHFSMIRATRNKVNGLTGALQGPPNLPGQTTIQVRVPYRVVGLVVGPKGATIKRIQQQTHTYIVTPSRDKEPVFEVTGMPENVDRAREEIEAHITMRTGSFIDVNADNDFHSNGTDVCLDLQGSAAAPWAKAPHPAQRPSAALRNDSLSSLGSGSTESFYSGRVAAASPTSPYSTFSEPPAPLGSDECDFGFDFLALDLTTPTTTIWSPFERSGNPLQAFSSCSSINSSQRRNSGPATPRHSPTLPESGAAGLEHPSARRIPSDPAGALAWLPAQGSLSSFSNSTGYSSSSSLPGSISAASGSPTDSSSSDGHRKSSRECMVCLESEVMAALVPCGHNLFCMECALRICGRAQPQCPACHVPATQAIHIFS